In Rhodococcus pseudokoreensis, the DNA window AGGCCCCAGATATTTTCGCATCCTGCTTCGAGTGCGGCGGTGGTCAAGATCTCGTCCCAGTAGTGGACGGATCCGAATTCCGAGCGCCACGCCAGTGCGGGTTTGGTGAATTCGTGCAGCCTGTGCTCGCGGGTGGTGCCGATCGCCCCGTGTACCTGGTGGGCGTTACGGACGATGACCGATGCCGCGTGTCCGACGCACGACCGGGCGACGGCAATCGGGAGTTCGAGGTTCTCACTCGACCACTGTGTGCGGACCGCTTCCGTCAGTGCTGCTTCGGTCGCTGTTCGGGCGAGGGAACCTTCGGCGGCCATATCGGCCACCAGGTTCTGCACGGCTTGAAACCTGGCCAGGGGGCGTCCGAATTGCACTCGTTCGGTGGTGTGGGCGACGGAGAGATCGAGGATGCGGTCGAGGGCGGCACACGCCTGCAGCGCCCGGATGAGGGCGCCCCGTAGAAAAAGTTGTCGGATCACCGAGTCCGACACTGCGGTGCCCGACAATGCGATCGTGTCAGCGGATACGACGTCGCGGGGTTCGTCGGCGAGGTTGGACCCGGAGGTGATGTCGAAGACTGTTGTCTCGAGGTCGGCGACGACGTACGTGTCGTTCTTCCGCCAGACCGTGACGATCTTGTCTACCTGGGACGCCCACGGCACGCCGCGGGCGACGCCGTTCTCGTCGAGTACGCATGCGGTGAGGCGCGCATTGTCCATCGGTAGACCGGCCTCTTCGAGGAGCCAACCGGCGAGCAGGTCGTGTTCGGCGAGGGGAATCCGGACTCGGTGCGACGCCGCGGCGCGCAAGAGTTGCGCTGCCTCGTACCAACCTGCGCCGCTGCCGCCGGTCTCTTCGCGGCCGGTCAGCCGGGCGAGACCCAGTTCGTCGAGTTGTGCCCACAGTGCAAGATCGCACGTGGCGATACCGTTCTCGGGCCCGTTCCGTTCCCGGTGATCGGAAAAGACTGCGGACATCATGTCGGTCAGGTTCGCGTCGACCGTGGTTGGTGCGTGCATCAGCGCATCCCCAATCCCCGCGCGATCACGCCGCGCAGAACTTCGTTGGTGCCGCCCCGGAGAGTAAATCCCGGGCGTTGGACGATGGCGTCCTCGAGCATCGAGGCGTAACGAGTAGGCGAAGATTCATCGGTGAGGAGGTCGGCAAAGTCGGCTACGTCGCCTTCGGTGGACGTCCCGAGGACCTTGACCACGGCGGCGGCGGTGTCGGCGGGTTCGTGGCACTCGAGTGCGCCCGCCACTGCAGTCGACATGTGGTGCAGCCCGGCGATCCGTCCGAGATACCGGCCCAGATTCGAATGCCGCGGCAAGGTTCCCTGCTTCATCTGTTCGGCCGTCTCGGCGCGCAGGACGAATGTCGACAGGAATCGCTCCGGGCCGCTGCGTTCGAAGCTGAGTTCCGAGGTGACCTGCTGCCACCCGTTGTTGATGGTGCCGAAGACCATCTCGTCCACGACGAGGACCTCGTCGAGGAGGACCTCGTTGAAGTGGTGCTGCCCGTTCATCGACACGATCGGTCTGATGCCGACTCCGGGGGCGCGCAGATCGACGATGAACTGGCTGAGGCCGTCGTGCCGG includes these proteins:
- a CDS encoding acyl-CoA dehydrogenase family protein; the encoded protein is MHAPTTVDANLTDMMSAVFSDHRERNGPENGIATCDLALWAQLDELGLARLTGREETGGSGAGWYEAAQLLRAAASHRVRIPLAEHDLLAGWLLEEAGLPMDNARLTACVLDENGVARGVPWASQVDKIVTVWRKNDTYVVADLETTVFDITSGSNLADEPRDVVSADTIALSGTAVSDSVIRQLFLRGALIRALQACAALDRILDLSVAHTTERVQFGRPLARFQAVQNLVADMAAEGSLARTATEAALTEAVRTQWSSENLELPIAVARSCVGHAASVIVRNAHQVHGAIGTTREHRLHEFTKPALAWRSEFGSVHYWDEILTTAALEAGCENIWGLITR
- a CDS encoding acyl-CoA dehydrogenase family protein, coding for MTNLRLVPPVSSDPHAMDDLRTEVREFLAEQLSEGKIGRQVDSWLTGWDEDFTRALAARGWLGMTVPAEYGGHGRRHLERFVVTEELLAAGAPVAAHWIADRQIVPSLLKYGTEVQKHKFLPAITRGECYFGIGMSEPDSGSDLASVRTKATRVAGGWSITGVKVWTSGAHRADAFICLARTAPLDPAHRHDGLSQFIVDLRAPGVGIRPIVSMNGQHHFNEVLLDEVLVVDEMVFGTINNGWQQVTSELSFERSGPERFLSTFVLRAETAEQMKQGTLPRHSNLGRYLGRIAGLHHMSTAVAGALECHEPADTAAAVVKVLGTSTEGDVADFADLLTDESSPTRYASMLEDAIVQRPGFTLRGGTNEVLRGVIARGLGMR